Proteins encoded together in one Labeo rohita strain BAU-BD-2019 chromosome 21, IGBB_LRoh.1.0, whole genome shotgun sequence window:
- the LOC127152584 gene encoding uncharacterized protein LOC127152584 isoform X1 has product MASTIVSGVWRSHAVLDESEPDSSPEAPQQFKKMRSSSSLNSLRMSLRKRLPLKPVQSNVSISENQTWESLQINQKTSAVRRMTRNAKNSIGSICQRFQKSRQSRQECLVMTPGRTSDGEESDCNGISQTPKRSAARTAITPRRTPRSTCKRTPRGACTPEGSDSAVRTVKTWGTRRQLVRMAALRSPFASPNTMNSRRQFDEDLDCVSKGLRRLKRLSQDFDDVIGKDDRVQALQHYKAVMNMGYSSTKSNISRGLNRASIRKQT; this is encoded by the exons ATGGCATCCACAATTGTGAGCGGGGTCTGGAGGTCACATGCAGTCCTAGATGAATCAGAGCCTGACAGCTCGCCTGAAGCACCGCAGCAATTTAAGAAGATGCGCTCCTCCAGCTCGCTGAACTCACTGAGAATGTCTCTGCGCAAGCGTCTGCCCTTGAAGCCAGTGCAATCCAACGTCAGCATCTCTGAGAACCAGACATGGGAGTCGCTACAGATTAACCAAAAGACCAGTGCTGTCCGCAGAATGACCCGCAATGCCAAAAACTCCATTGGAAGCATCTGTCAG AGGTTTCAAAAGAGCAGACAGTCACGTCAGGAGTGTCTGGTCATGACACCTGGTAGAACGTCAGACGGTGAGGAATCTGATTGCAATGGGATATCACAAACCCCAAAACGATCTGCTGCTCGTACTGCCATCACCCCCAGGCGAACTCCAAGGTCTACCTGCAAGCGAACTCCTCGAGGGGCCTGTACCCCAGAAGGCAGTGACTCTGCCGTTAGGACGGTGAAGACCTGGGGCACCAGGAGGCAGCTGGTGCGAATGGCTGCACTCAGAAGCCCTTTTGCATCACCCAACACAATGAACAGCAGGAG GCAGTTTGATGAGGATCTGGATTGTGTGTCCAAAGGCCTACGGAGACTGAAGCGTCTTTCTCAAGACTTTGATGATGTGATTGGGAAAGATGATCG GGTCCAGGCCTTGCAGCACTACAAAGCGGTCATGAACATGGGCTACAGCTCCACCAAGAGCAACATTTCTAGAGGACTGAACAGGGCTTCCATCCGAAAACAGACTTAG
- the LOC127152584 gene encoding uncharacterized protein LOC127152584 isoform X3, producing MASTIVSGVWRSHAVLDESEPDSSPEAPQQFKKMRSSSSLNSLRMSLRKRLPLKPVQSNVSISENQTWESLQINQKTSAVRRMTRNAKNSIGSICQRFQKSRQSRQECLVMTPGRTSDGEESDCNGISQTPKRSAARTAITPRRTPRSTCKRTPRGACTPEGSDSAVRTVKTWGTRRQLVRMAALRSPFASPNTMNSRRQFDEDLDCVSKGLRRLKRLSQDFDDVIGKDDRFRECIME from the exons ATGGCATCCACAATTGTGAGCGGGGTCTGGAGGTCACATGCAGTCCTAGATGAATCAGAGCCTGACAGCTCGCCTGAAGCACCGCAGCAATTTAAGAAGATGCGCTCCTCCAGCTCGCTGAACTCACTGAGAATGTCTCTGCGCAAGCGTCTGCCCTTGAAGCCAGTGCAATCCAACGTCAGCATCTCTGAGAACCAGACATGGGAGTCGCTACAGATTAACCAAAAGACCAGTGCTGTCCGCAGAATGACCCGCAATGCCAAAAACTCCATTGGAAGCATCTGTCAG AGGTTTCAAAAGAGCAGACAGTCACGTCAGGAGTGTCTGGTCATGACACCTGGTAGAACGTCAGACGGTGAGGAATCTGATTGCAATGGGATATCACAAACCCCAAAACGATCTGCTGCTCGTACTGCCATCACCCCCAGGCGAACTCCAAGGTCTACCTGCAAGCGAACTCCTCGAGGGGCCTGTACCCCAGAAGGCAGTGACTCTGCCGTTAGGACGGTGAAGACCTGGGGCACCAGGAGGCAGCTGGTGCGAATGGCTGCACTCAGAAGCCCTTTTGCATCACCCAACACAATGAACAGCAGGAG GCAGTTTGATGAGGATCTGGATTGTGTGTCCAAAGGCCTACGGAGACTGAAGCGTCTTTCTCAAGACTTTGATGATGTGATTGGGAAAGATGATCG ATTCAGGGAGTGTATTATGGAGTAA
- the LOC127152584 gene encoding uncharacterized protein LOC127152584 isoform X2, whose amino-acid sequence MASTIVSGVWRSHAVLDESEPDSSPEAPQQFKKMRSSSSLNSLRMSLRKRLPLKPVQSNVSISENQTWESLQINQKTSAVRRMTRNAKNSIGSICQRFQKSRQSRQECLVMTPGRTSDGEESDCNGISQTPKRSAARTAITPRRTPRSTCKRTPRGACTPEGSDSAVRTVKTWGTRRQLVRMAALRSPFASPNTMNSRRQFDEDLDCVSKGLRRLKRLSQDFDDVIGKDDRDRFRECIME is encoded by the exons ATGGCATCCACAATTGTGAGCGGGGTCTGGAGGTCACATGCAGTCCTAGATGAATCAGAGCCTGACAGCTCGCCTGAAGCACCGCAGCAATTTAAGAAGATGCGCTCCTCCAGCTCGCTGAACTCACTGAGAATGTCTCTGCGCAAGCGTCTGCCCTTGAAGCCAGTGCAATCCAACGTCAGCATCTCTGAGAACCAGACATGGGAGTCGCTACAGATTAACCAAAAGACCAGTGCTGTCCGCAGAATGACCCGCAATGCCAAAAACTCCATTGGAAGCATCTGTCAG AGGTTTCAAAAGAGCAGACAGTCACGTCAGGAGTGTCTGGTCATGACACCTGGTAGAACGTCAGACGGTGAGGAATCTGATTGCAATGGGATATCACAAACCCCAAAACGATCTGCTGCTCGTACTGCCATCACCCCCAGGCGAACTCCAAGGTCTACCTGCAAGCGAACTCCTCGAGGGGCCTGTACCCCAGAAGGCAGTGACTCTGCCGTTAGGACGGTGAAGACCTGGGGCACCAGGAGGCAGCTGGTGCGAATGGCTGCACTCAGAAGCCCTTTTGCATCACCCAACACAATGAACAGCAGGAG GCAGTTTGATGAGGATCTGGATTGTGTGTCCAAAGGCCTACGGAGACTGAAGCGTCTTTCTCAAGACTTTGATGATGTGATTGGGAAAGATGATCG CGACAGATTCAGGGAGTGTATTATGGAGTAA
- the tmigd1 gene encoding transmembrane and immunoglobulin domain-containing protein 1: MKVSVGVSLFLLCFVSHVKAVTVESYPLATGSLLRTEVEKTVTLTCMTDEGIDPSTQKELQWFRNGVRVNLAEENRLYRSSLCVQPVTKEDNGVIFTCQLKGDASMNSSIEFDVQYPPDLNDTKELFVEETTDVVLSCDVRANPPVTVAWKKNGEVLDLTSGSYKTTSNGITAQLSITKAKRDIHQGMYICEVNSAVYGIMARTFNITVEDKVLRFPLGPTIAGVVVILCTIVFAIISRRNKIKCGKSN; encoded by the exons ATGAAAGTATCGGTTGGTGTTTCTCTGTTCCTGTTGTGCTTTGTCAGTCATGTAAAAG cGGTCACTGTTGAGTCATATCCACTGGCCACCGGCAGCCTGCTTCGGACAGAGGTTGAGAAAACTGTTACTCTGACTTGTATGACTGATGAAGGTATAGACCCATCTACACAAAAAGAACTGCAGTGGTTCCGTAATGGTGTGCGGGTGAACCTGGCAGAAGAAAACCGCCTGTACCGGAGTAGTCTGTGTGTACAGCCTGTCACTAAAGAGGACAACGGAGTCATCTTTACCTGTCAGCTGAAGGGTGATGCAAGTATGAACAGCTCCATCGAGTTTGACGTTCAGT ATCCCCCAGACCTCAATGACACTAAGGAATTGTTTGTTGAAGAAACAACTGATGTTGTTCTGTCCTGTGATGTCCGTGCCAACCCTCCTGTAACTGTGGCTTGGAAAAAGAATGGTGAAGTTCTGGATCTGACCTCTGGTAGTTACAAAACAACCAGTAACGGAATTACTGCCCAGTTATCAATCACAAAAGCTAAGCGTGATATACATCAAGGAATGTACATCTGCGAAGTAAACTCAGCTGTCTATGGAATTATGGCCAGGACatttaacattacagttgaag ATAAAGTGCTAAGGTTCCCTCTAGGACCCACAATTGCTGGAGTGGTGGTGATTTTGTGCACAATTGTATTTGCAATAATTTCTAGGAGGAATAAAATTAAG TGCGGCAAATCAAATTGA